The genomic region ATATCACACGGTATTAATTTTATTGATACGGCCGAGATGTATCCCGTTCCGCCAAAAGAAAATACTTTTACAGCGACCGAAATCATCATAGGTAATTGGCTAAAAAAACAAAAAAGAGATGACATTGTTTTGGCGACTAAAGCTGCGGGGCCCAGAAGATCACTCCATTGGATTCGCAATGGTCCTAAGGCGTTTGATGAGCAAAATTTTCGTGCGGCACTTGAAGGTTCTTTAAAAAGACTTCAAACAGATTATATTGATTTGTATCAGCTCCACTGGCCCGAAAGAAATGTGCCTATGTTTGGCCAATACAAATTTGATCCAAGCGGTGAAATGGAAGGTTCAAAATTAAAAGAATGGGTCTCTATAAATGAACAGTTAGAGGCATTAGCTAAGTTAGTGCAAGAAGGTAAGATTAAATATATCGGCATCTCAAATGAGCAGTCCTGGGGCGTGATGGAATTTATTCGTATTGCAAGAGAAAAGAATTTGCCTCTTATAGCTTCAGTTCAGAATTGTTATAACCTCATTAATAGGGGGTTAGAGTTTGGGATGACAGAAATCTTCTATCGAGAAAAGATCGGTTTTTTAGCTTACTCCCCTTTAGCTTTTGGACATCTCACCGGTAAATATTTAAAGAATATCGATGAAAAAGGTCGCGTCACATTGTTTAAAGGCTTTGCACAAAGATATGACAAGCCTAATGTCTTCCCTGCTGTGAGGGCTTATGAAGCATTAGCATTAAAACATGACATGACATTGACTGAGATGGCTTTAGCATTTGTTTATCATCAATGGTTTGTAACATCCACCATCATAGGCGCAACATCGGTTGATCAATTAAAAGAAAATATTGAGGCGTTCAAAAGAAGATTACCTCAAGAATTATTAGATGATATTGAAAGAATTCATCTTACTCATATGAATCCGGCACCTTAATGTATGAAGAATCAGCAGTTTATTGATAGAAGTTTAAAAAATTTGTGGCATCCATGCACGCAAATGAAAATTCAACAAGCCCAATCCCTTATCCCGATTAAGCGAGGTGAGGGAGTTTGGTTGTACGATTACAATGAAAAAAAATATTTAGACGCAATAAGTTCGTGGTGGGTTAATTTATTTGGCCACAATCAAAGCGAAATTAAAAAATACATCACAGACCAGCTTGATCTAATAGAGCATGTGATGCTTGCAGGTTTAACACATGAGCCTGCTATCCTTCTCTCCGAAAAGTTAAGTAGTATCACAAACTTAGGCCACGCTTTTTATGGCAGCGATGGATCTAATGCTATTGAAATCGCTATTAAAATGAGCGTGCATTATTGGAGGAATAAAGGATGTCCTAAAAAAAATAAAATAATTTATTTGGAAAATAGTTACCATGGAGAAACGCTCGGTGCTTTATCTGTGACAGACATAAAACTTTTTCGAAAAAATTATGCTTCATTGATTAAAAAAAATAATCCTATCAAGACGCCAGACTGGCGATATGCTGACAAAGGTGAAACATCCGAATCCTATGCATTAAGATGTATTGAAGATTTAGAAATATATCTTCAAGACAATCATCAACACATAGCAGCTTTTATTATAGAGCCGCTTGTGCAATGCGCAACAGGCATGGGGATGTATCACGCAACTTATTTAGCAAAAGCCAGAGAGCTTTGTACAAAGTATCAAATCCATCTTATTGACGATGAAATTGCAGTTGGTTTCGGAAGAACAGGAAAAATGTTTGCATTTGAGCATGCACAAATAAAACCTGATTTTATTTGTCTCTCAAAAGGATTAACAGGGGGCTATCTTCCTCTGTCATCTGTATTAACGACTGATGACATTTATATGGCATTTTATGAAGATAAGATAGAAAAAGGATTTCTTCATTCGCATAGCTATACAGGTAATCCGCTCGCTTGCAGTGCAGCATTAGGCACATTAAGTTACTTTGAAAATCATGATGTGATTAATCAAAATAATAAAACCTCAGCTTATATATCGGAACGCATAAAGACACTCGAAACATTACCTATTTCTAATTTAAGAAATGTAGGCATGATATGGGCATTTGAGCTTGAAGAAGCCTCAAAAAACACAATAAAAAAAATAACTATGAAAGCCATTAAGAATGGGCTATTCATAAGACCAATAGGGAATACCATTTACTTTATGCCGCCTTATGTTATTAACCATGTCGACATAGATTTTATGATTGATACAACTTTAGAAGCAATCCAGTCATACGTATAAATATGCGAATACTAATTTTGATTTATGCGTTATGGACGCATGCTGCATTTGCGGATACTAATGCCATTAATAAAATACTCAATCGCGCTGAGCTTTCAAAAGAAAACTACTCGCTTTATATTAAAAATATATCGAAGCAAAATGTAGTGTTTAGTTATAACGAACAAAAAGCATTTAATCCAGCTTCAGTGATGAAGCTCGTGACGACATACGCTGGACTCCAACTTTTAGGCCCACAGTTCCAATGGAAGACAGAGGTACTTTATAAGGGCGCCATAAAAAATAAGCACCTTTATGGCAACCTTATTATTAAAGCTTATGGCGATCCCACACTCACTTATGCAGATCTTTCAGAAATTATCGAGAAAGTTCAACAGCAGGGTATTTTGCACATTCATGGCAATGTTATTTTTGATGAAAGTTTCTTCGGGAAATTGGAAGATCAAGATGCTATT from Candidatus Methylopumilus universalis harbors:
- the bioA gene encoding adenosylmethionine--8-amino-7-oxononanoate transaminase — its product is MKNQQFIDRSLKNLWHPCTQMKIQQAQSLIPIKRGEGVWLYDYNEKKYLDAISSWWVNLFGHNQSEIKKYITDQLDLIEHVMLAGLTHEPAILLSEKLSSITNLGHAFYGSDGSNAIEIAIKMSVHYWRNKGCPKKNKIIYLENSYHGETLGALSVTDIKLFRKNYASLIKKNNPIKTPDWRYADKGETSESYALRCIEDLEIYLQDNHQHIAAFIIEPLVQCATGMGMYHATYLAKARELCTKYQIHLIDDEIAVGFGRTGKMFAFEHAQIKPDFICLSKGLTGGYLPLSSVLTTDDIYMAFYEDKIEKGFLHSHSYTGNPLACSAALGTLSYFENHDVINQNNKTSAYISERIKTLETLPISNLRNVGMIWAFELEEASKNTIKKITMKAIKNGLFIRPIGNTIYFMPPYVINHVDIDFMIDTTLEAIQSYV
- a CDS encoding aldo/keto reductase, producing MSYYIEKQDYRNLGQSNLLISPITLGTMTFGEQNTEAEAFLQLDWAISHGINFIDTAEMYPVPPKENTFTATEIIIGNWLKKQKRDDIVLATKAAGPRRSLHWIRNGPKAFDEQNFRAALEGSLKRLQTDYIDLYQLHWPERNVPMFGQYKFDPSGEMEGSKLKEWVSINEQLEALAKLVQEGKIKYIGISNEQSWGVMEFIRIAREKNLPLIASVQNCYNLINRGLEFGMTEIFYREKIGFLAYSPLAFGHLTGKYLKNIDEKGRVTLFKGFAQRYDKPNVFPAVRAYEALALKHDMTLTEMALAFVYHQWFVTSTIIGATSVDQLKENIEAFKRRLPQELLDDIERIHLTHMNPAP